CGCATTCATCTTTTCGATGATCTGAAACAGCTCGGATAGATCTCCCTCCATCGTCGTTTCAAGGGGATGGACCTCGTACTTCACTCCGGATTCTTGAATAATGGAAATCGCTTCGTCCACCATCGGAATGGTTGGTTCTCCGTTTGGTGTCTTTGGTATGATTTGAATACTGACTAATGAATTGGCCATTGTCATCACTCCTCTGGTAAGAATTCGTTCGTAAAGGCTTCACTTGCCTTCAGTTCTTGGTCGAGCAACCCGTTTTCGTACATCCAATCGGTATAGTTTTCCCAAACGGCTTGATCTTGTACGCCCCACTGTTCCGCGTCGTCTTTGTATTTCGGTGACAGCCATTTCTGACTTGCTTTGACGAGCTCTTTGTCAAGGTCTGGTACGGCGTCTATTAAAATATTAGCTGACTTCTCTGGTTCGTCGATCGCAAATTGATAGCCTTGGGACACGGCTTTCGTGAACGATTCAACGAGCTCAGGATCTTCATCGATGTGTTTCTGGTTCGTTGTGAGGACGGGGGTATAATAATCAAGTTTCTCTGAGTAATCAGTTAAGTACAGCATGTTTAATTCCTGACCACGGAGCTCGGCCTCAACGCCTGTCCACCCGTAGTAGATCCATGCGAAATCAACATCTCTCTCAACGGCTGTG
The nucleotide sequence above comes from Pontibacillus chungwhensis. Encoded proteins:
- a CDS encoding thiamine-binding protein codes for the protein MANSLVSIQIIPKTPNGEPTIPMVDEAISIIQESGVKYEVHPLETTMEGDLSELFQIIEKMNARMVELGCLNVISQVKVLYQPSGASMDALTEKYSE